GGGCATGGCATCGCAATATGTCGAGCAGTTTGGCCGCAAGCTGCTGGGCGGCCTGCTGGGCAAGGTGGCGGGCAAAACCATCGGCGGGCTGGGTGGCGCAGCCACCGGCATGGCGTTTTCATTTGCCACCACCTACGCGCTGGGCCAGGTGGCCAAGCGCTACTACGCCGGGGGGCGCACCATGGACACCGCCCTGCTGCGCGACACCTTTCAGAGCCTGCTCGGTCCTGCCAAGCAAATGCAAACGCAGTACCTGCCGCAAATCCGGCAAAAGGCTGCCACGCTGGACGCCGGACAAATCATGGCCATGGTGCGTGGGGCCTGAGTCGTTTTCACAGGAACAGGTGACCCGTGATGTGACGGCCTCCAGCGGGGTCTGCGATTTACTCATCTTTTGATAGCTGCTAGCGCTTATCTATCAGGCGCTAGCGCCATTTTTGGCACACAATATTGCCATACCGGGCCAGCAAGAGCCTCCCGCGCGGCCCGGGCACCGCCCAAACGGCGCTTTTCCACCGATCAAATTCTGGCGGGCGTGCCAGAATGGGCTATGCCCGCCCCATCGGTTCATGCCCCCCACATTCCTCTGATGTCCTTGGACTCCCCTTCCGACAGCGCCGTCACCACCCTCTATCGGGCCGCGCTGGGCCCTGTGAACACAGAGCGCTACGTTCAGGCGTTTGCCCGGCTCGACGCCATGGGCCGCACCCTGACCAGTTGGCACTGGGCCGCCTGCTTCTTCACCCTGGGCTGGATGGTGTACCGCCAGCTGTGGGGCGCCGCGCTGGTGTATGTGGCCGCTGCCGAAGGCGTGGCGCTGCTGGTGTTTGGCCTGGGCCGCCCGCTGCTGCAGTGGCCGCAGGCGGTGGAATGGGGCGTGGTGGGTGCTTTTGCCATATTGGGCAGCGTGGTGCCGGGCCTGTACGCCCACGCCATCCTGCACGCCGACATCCGCAAACGCGTGACCAAAGCGCTGGCTGCGTCGGCCAACATCCCCGAAGCTTGCGACCTGCTGGCCAAGCAGGCGGTGTCGCGCAAACGGCTCACCTGGGTCATCGCGGGGCATGCACTGCTGGCGGGTGCGGCACTGCTCGCTTACCTGGTCTTCCCGCAAGGCACCTTCACGGGCGAGTCGCCTGCCCAGGCGGCGCCGGCGCAGGCCGCGGCTCCCAGCGCCAGTTGGAACACACCCTCCCCCACCCTCACCCCCGCCAGCCGCCCTGTGGCAGAAGAGGCGGACATGGCCGCTGCGCAGCCCAAGCCGCAGCCACCCAGTAGTGCGCCCACCGTGGCCGGTGACGCAGAAGATGTGCTGCCCGCTGCCACCGTGGCCGCAGCACCTCAGCAATCCCTTGCCGTGAAGCCCGCTGCAGCACCAGCAGACAAAGCCCCTGCCAATGGGGTCAATGGGGCCAACGGAGCCAATAGGGCCAAGGGGGCGTCTCAAGCGACGGCCTCTGTCGCGGACAAAGCGCCTGAGAAAACGCCAGCCAAGCCAGCGGATAAACCCGTCGAAAAGTCGGCCGAAAAGCCAGCGGCAAAACCCACCGAAAAAGCCACCGAAAAAGCCACCGAAAAACCCACAGAGAAGCCTGCTGACAAAGCCAAGGAAGCCCCGGCGTCCAAAGCCAGCGCACAGCAGGCGGCAGCCTCCAAGGCCGTGGCAGCCAAGGCCTCAGAGCCCACGCGCGCCAAGCCGGTGCCAGCAGGCAAAACACCTGCCGCATCCTCTGCGGCCCGCCAGGCTGAGGGCAAGGCCTCTGCCGCCAGTGGCGTCACCGTGGGCACCGCGCCCGGTTTTTATATCAACGTGGGTCTGTTTGCCGACGAAAGCAATGCACGCAAAGCCCAGTCCCGCCTGCTCAACGAAGGCCTGCCCGCCTTCCGGCAGACCCTGGACAGCGCCAAAGGCACCCGCACTCGGGTGCGGGTGGGGCCGTTTGCCTCGCGCTCTGAGGCCGAGTCGGCTGCATCCAGCGTCCGCGCGCTGGAACTGGATGCCGTTATTTTTCAGAAATAAAAGCGCAGCGGCGCAACAAAATCGGACCACTGGCACCGGGTCTGAATAGCCCATAGCACCCAAAGGTTTCTAAATGTAAACACATCCAGCCAGGGGTGGTAAATTGGCGCAAGATGGAACTGGTCAACCAGCGCTCTCATTCCATTCGACGCATTCGGTAACCCATTGACAGGCAGTTTTGTGGACCTCAGCCGAAACTTTCAACGCCGCAAGGATTTCCTGTCGCTGACGCCGCAGGACGAAAGTGCGTTACAGCGCCTGCATGTAATGCTTGGCGACAAAGCCCCCGGCTTCATCGAATCGTTTTACGAGCACCTGCTGTCCTTCAGCGAAACACGCGCACTCATTCCGGACGAAGGCACCCTCGCCCGTCTCAAAAAATCCCAGTCCAGCTATTTCAAATCCCTGATTGCCGGGGTGTACGACCGCGCCTATCTGGAAGACCGCTTGCGCGTCGGCCTGGTGCATGCCAAGGTGGGCCTGTCGCCAGGTTGGTACCTGGGGGCCTACAGCCACTACCTGACCGAGCTATTTCCGCGCATCGCGCAGGGGCTGAGCAATGCCCCGGCCGACGAGTTGCTGCACACCTTCCAAGCCCTCATCAAGGTGGTATTTTTGGACGTGGGCCTGGCCATTGACAGCTACATCGCCCACCGCGACGAACTGATTGCGGACCTGCGCGACTATGGCGCCGCCTTCGCCAACCTGCCCTACGGCACCATGGTGGCCACCCCTGATTTGAAGGTGGTGTTTGCCAACCGCGCCTTTGAAAAGCTGTTCAGCTTTGCACCCAACAGCCTGCGCGGCTGCCCCTTGGCCAACGTGATGGACGTGACCAACATCACCATCCTGATCGACGCCGCACTGCGCCAGCAAAGCGCCCGCGACACCGTGGAGGTGCGCCCCCACCACAATCCTCTGGCCGTGCCCGTGAGCATCACCGCACACACCTTGCCCACGCAAGACAAGGGGCAAGACCAGCGCCTGCTGCTGGTGTTTGAAGACCTGCGCGAGCAAACCCAGCTCACGCGCGACCTGCTCAACGCCCAGGCCGTGGCCAACATCGGTACTTGGCAGACCCACTTTGATGGCAACTTCGCCCTCACCCCCCAAGCGGCGCGCTTGCTGGGCTGGCCTGTGGCCAAGCCGTTCACGTACCCCGACTTCCTCACCTGCGTGCACGAGGATGACCGCCAACGGGTGGATGGTGAGTGGACGGCCGCCCAGAAAGTGGGCCGATTCCGCTACGAATGCCGGGTGCAATCCAGCCCCGGCGTGCGCTGGATTGAAGCGCGCGGCGTGATCGAGAGGGACCACCAAGGCAACCCGATACGGGGCTACGGCACGGTGCTGGACATCACTGAACGCAAGTCCACCGAGCAGGCCATGGAGCGCCTGGCCTTCTACGACTCATTGACAGGACTGCCCAACCGCACCAACGGCATGATGTTGGCGCAGCAAATGCTTTATCACGCGCAGCACCACGGCCAAGCGGCCGCCGTCCTGTTCGTGGACCTGGACCGTTTCAAGGAAATCAACGACACCCACGGTCATGTGGTGGGCGACAACGTGCTGGCCGAGCTGGCCACCCGCTTTCGCGCCGCCTGCGCCAAGGACGACGTATTTGCCCGCGTGGGCGGCGACGAGTTCATGTGCGTTTACGCCCTGGCGCCAGGCGAAGACAAACTGCTGCGTGCCCAGCAATTGCAAGCGGCGCTCGCCCGCCCGGTGCTCATCGACAGCCTCAAGTTCGAGGTGGGTGCCAGCATTGGCGTGGCCACCTTCCCCGACCAGGGCGAGGACGTGGAAGACCTGCTCAAGCATGCGGACATCGCCATGTACGAAATCAAGGCGCGCGGGGGCGGCAGCCACCTGTACTCCGACTTGCTAGGGCTGAAGCTGGAGCGCCGCATTTCCTTAGGCACCAAGCTCGCCCGCGCTTTGGCGCAATCGCAACTGCAGCTGCACTACCAGCCCAAGGTGCACCTGGCCACGGGTGTGCTGTGCGGGGTCGAGGCCCTGTCGCGCTGGTGCGATGAAGACGGTCACTGGATCAGCCCGGGCGAATTCATCCCCGTGGCCGAAGAGCGCGGCCTCATTGGCGAGCTGGGCGACTGGACCCTGACCCAGGCCGCCCGAGACATTGCCCACTGGCAACAAGACAGCGCCGCCGTGGTGCCCCGTGTGGCCGTCAATGTGTCGGCCACGCAGATGATGGACGAGGGCTTTGCTGAACGTGCAGAGCGCCTGGTGCGCGCCCAGGGCGTAGCGCCCGGCATGATTGAGCTGGAGATGACCGAGTCCGCCCTGATGAACGAGCCCGAGAAAGCGCGGCTGGTGGCGTCCAGCCTGGTCGAAGCGGGCTTTTGCCTGTCCATCGACGACTTTGGCACCGGCTACTCGTCGCTGGAGCGGCTGCAGAGCTTTCCGGTGTTCAAGCTCAAGATCGACATGTCGTTCGTG
This Acidovorax sp. 106 DNA region includes the following protein-coding sequences:
- a CDS encoding SPOR domain-containing protein, which produces MSLDSPSDSAVTTLYRAALGPVNTERYVQAFARLDAMGRTLTSWHWAACFFTLGWMVYRQLWGAALVYVAAAEGVALLVFGLGRPLLQWPQAVEWGVVGAFAILGSVVPGLYAHAILHADIRKRVTKALAASANIPEACDLLAKQAVSRKRLTWVIAGHALLAGAALLAYLVFPQGTFTGESPAQAAPAQAAAPSASWNTPSPTLTPASRPVAEEADMAAAQPKPQPPSSAPTVAGDAEDVLPAATVAAAPQQSLAVKPAAAPADKAPANGVNGANGANRAKGASQATASVADKAPEKTPAKPADKPVEKSAEKPAAKPTEKATEKATEKPTEKPADKAKEAPASKASAQQAAASKAVAAKASEPTRAKPVPAGKTPAASSAARQAEGKASAASGVTVGTAPGFYINVGLFADESNARKAQSRLLNEGLPAFRQTLDSAKGTRTRVRVGPFASRSEAESAASSVRALELDAVIFQK
- a CDS encoding EAL domain-containing protein, whose translation is MDLSRNFQRRKDFLSLTPQDESALQRLHVMLGDKAPGFIESFYEHLLSFSETRALIPDEGTLARLKKSQSSYFKSLIAGVYDRAYLEDRLRVGLVHAKVGLSPGWYLGAYSHYLTELFPRIAQGLSNAPADELLHTFQALIKVVFLDVGLAIDSYIAHRDELIADLRDYGAAFANLPYGTMVATPDLKVVFANRAFEKLFSFAPNSLRGCPLANVMDVTNITILIDAALRQQSARDTVEVRPHHNPLAVPVSITAHTLPTQDKGQDQRLLLVFEDLREQTQLTRDLLNAQAVANIGTWQTHFDGNFALTPQAARLLGWPVAKPFTYPDFLTCVHEDDRQRVDGEWTAAQKVGRFRYECRVQSSPGVRWIEARGVIERDHQGNPIRGYGTVLDITERKSTEQAMERLAFYDSLTGLPNRTNGMMLAQQMLYHAQHHGQAAAVLFVDLDRFKEINDTHGHVVGDNVLAELATRFRAACAKDDVFARVGGDEFMCVYALAPGEDKLLRAQQLQAALARPVLIDSLKFEVGASIGVATFPDQGEDVEDLLKHADIAMYEIKARGGGSHLYSDLLGLKLERRISLGTKLARALAQSQLQLHYQPKVHLATGVLCGVEALSRWCDEDGHWISPGEFIPVAEERGLIGELGDWTLTQAARDIAHWQQDSAAVVPRVAVNVSATQMMDEGFAERAERLVRAQGVAPGMIELEMTESALMNEPEKARLVASSLVEAGFCLSIDDFGTGYSSLERLQSFPVFKLKIDMSFVRGMDTHAGNRAIVTAVIGMAKALKLETVAEGVETAAQAALLTQLDCDEAQGYLYSKAIPAEALLRQWLHSRPVQPAPPAGS